A single region of the Pirellulales bacterium genome encodes:
- the rnpA gene encoding ribonuclease P protein component has product MTHGLPPRYRLKHRTEFQRVYAARQAATDQMLRVCGCENSYGHPRIGLSVSRRFGGAVRRNRHKRLLREAFRLVRDQLPKLDLVLIPQTGCNLKLEDYQSSLINLARRLDKRLRRNLS; this is encoded by the coding sequence TTGACACACGGACTACCACCCCGCTATCGACTGAAGCATCGCACCGAATTTCAACGCGTGTACGCTGCTCGGCAAGCGGCCACGGACCAGATGCTGCGGGTTTGTGGCTGCGAGAATTCGTACGGGCATCCGCGAATTGGGCTATCGGTATCGCGACGATTCGGCGGGGCAGTGCGTCGAAATCGGCACAAGCGATTACTGCGAGAGGCGTTTCGGCTGGTCCGCGACCAGTTGCCGAAGCTAGACCTGGTCTTGATTCCGCAGACAGGCTGCAACCTAAAGCTCGAAGACTACCAATCCTCGCTCATCAACCTGGCCCGCCGGCTCGACAAGCGTTTGCGGAGGAACCTGAGTTGA
- a CDS encoding DnaJ C-terminal domain-containing protein produces the protein MSDDYYKTLEVAREASQEDIQKSYRRLARKYHPDLNPDDKTAKEKFQEVQRAFDVLNDSKKRELYDRYGSSFENAAAGGNPGGQWHSAGGGQDSANFDFSQIFGDRFGGGAEGGGFADLFGGLGGRSAKQSRRSRAAQRQPGADLESELEIPFSTAVTGGHAQVSIQRASGKVDAIRVKIPAGIEEGKKIRLRGQGESGLNGGPEGDLLIKIRIAPHPSFRRRGDDLDVRVPVTLLEAAEGAKVEVPTPTGTVALRVPPGTSSGARLRVKGHGVARSGKTAGDLYAEILIALPKPLEGSEIQQIREICDKHPQNPRADLRW, from the coding sequence ATGTCCGACGATTACTACAAGACACTGGAAGTCGCCCGGGAGGCATCGCAAGAGGACATTCAAAAGTCTTACCGACGCCTGGCGCGCAAATATCATCCCGATCTAAATCCCGACGACAAAACGGCTAAGGAGAAGTTTCAAGAAGTACAACGGGCCTTCGACGTATTGAACGACTCCAAGAAACGCGAGCTATACGACCGCTATGGCAGTTCGTTCGAGAACGCCGCTGCCGGCGGGAATCCCGGTGGTCAATGGCACTCGGCGGGCGGCGGCCAAGATTCGGCGAACTTCGATTTCTCGCAGATATTCGGCGATCGTTTTGGCGGAGGTGCAGAAGGGGGTGGCTTCGCCGATCTCTTTGGAGGGCTCGGCGGCCGCTCGGCGAAACAATCGCGCCGCTCGCGTGCCGCGCAACGCCAGCCGGGTGCCGATTTAGAGAGCGAACTCGAAATCCCCTTCAGTACCGCCGTCACCGGGGGCCATGCCCAGGTCAGCATCCAACGAGCCTCTGGCAAGGTCGATGCAATCCGCGTGAAAATTCCCGCCGGAATCGAAGAAGGAAAGAAGATCCGACTCCGAGGGCAGGGCGAATCAGGACTCAATGGTGGTCCCGAAGGCGATTTGCTGATCAAGATCCGCATTGCCCCTCACCCCTCTTTCCGTCGTCGTGGTGATGATCTGGACGTGCGTGTACCCGTTACTCTTCTCGAAGCAGCCGAAGGAGCCAAGGTCGAAGTGCCTACCCCCACGGGAACCGTGGCACTGCGTGTTCCGCCGGGGACGTCGAGCGGCGCGCGACTGCGTGTCAAAGGGCACGGTGTTGCCCGATCGGGAAAAACGGCGGGCGATCTTTACGCCGAGATCCTGATCGCGCTGCCCAAGCCACTCGAAGGCAGCGAGATCCAACAGATCCGCGAAATATGTGATAAACATCCGCAAAACCCGCGAGCCGATTTGCGCTGGTAA
- a CDS encoding TOBE domain-containing protein, translated as MLSARNQVSGQIKAVKLGAVAAEVVISAGGIELVAAITRDSVERMKLAAGDQVTAVIKASDVIIAKD; from the coding sequence ATGCTGAGCGCGCGTAATCAAGTCTCTGGTCAGATCAAAGCAGTGAAACTCGGTGCGGTCGCGGCCGAGGTGGTAATCTCGGCCGGCGGTATCGAACTCGTAGCCGCCATTACTCGCGACTCTGTGGAGCGCATGAAACTGGCCGCAGGCGATCAGGTAACGGCCGTTATCAAAGCCTCGGATGTGATTATCGCCAAGGATTGA